Proteins encoded together in one Impatiens glandulifera chromosome 1, dImpGla2.1, whole genome shotgun sequence window:
- the LOC124918674 gene encoding stromal cell-derived factor 2-like protein has product MALSFFAIALVLFLTLDSDYTSTPVSAASEGVQITYGSVIKLMHEKTKFRLHSHDVPYGSGSGQQSVTGFSTVEDSNSYWIVRNAADKSAKQGDSIKSGSSIRLQHMKTRKWLHSHLHASPISGNLEVSCYGGENESDTGDYWKVEIEGNGKTWRQGQRVRLHHVDTGGYLHSHDKKYTRIAGGQQEVCGVKEKKADNVWLAAEGVYLPVAETK; this is encoded by the exons ATGGCATTATCTTTCTTCGCCATCGCCCTTGTCCTTTTCCTCACTCTTGACTCCGATTACACCTCCACCCCTGTCTCCGCCGCTTCTGAAGGCGTTCAG ATTACTTATGGATCTGTAATCAAACTTATGCACGAAAAGACTAAATTCCGTCTGCATTCACATGATGTTCCTTATGGTTCTGGTAGTGGGCAGCAGTCTGTTACTGGGTTCTCCACTGTTGAAGATTCTAACAGCTACTGG ATTGTAAGGAATGCAGCTGATAAAAGTGCAAAACAAGGAGATTCTATTAAGAGTGGAAGTTCAATTAGATTGCAACATATGAAAACTAGAAAATGGCTTCATAGCCATCTACATGCTTCACCCATATCTGGCAATCTAGAG GTTAGCTGCTATGGAGGGGAGAATGAATCAGACACTGGTGACTATTGGAA AGTTGAAATAGAGGGAAATGGTAAGACATGGAGACAAGGTCAAAGGGTGAGACTTCATCATGTTGATACAGGTGGTTACCTACATAGTCATGACAAGAAATACACTAGAATTGCTGGGGGTCAACAAGAG GTTTGCGGTGTTAAAGAAAAGAAAGCCGATAATGTTTGGTTGGCGGCCGAAGGTGTATATCTACCGGTTGCGGAAACCAAATGA
- the LOC124918676 gene encoding probable CCR4-associated factor 1 homolog 7, giving the protein MSLLQKSDLIHIREVWDYNLEEEFALIRELVDDYPIIAMDTEFPGIVLRPVGNFKNSNDYHYQTLKDNVDLLKLIQLGLTFSDEQGNLPTCGTGKSCVWQFNFREFNVHEDVYANDSIELLKHSGIDFTKNNENGINSNRFAELLMSSGVVLNDNVYWVTFHSGYDFGYLLKVLTCQNLPETQAGFFELINMYFPVLYDIKHLMKFCNSLHGGLNKLAELLEVERVGICHQAGSDSLLTATTFRKLKENFFSGSLDMYAGVLYGLGVEN; this is encoded by the coding sequence ATGTCTCTGTTACAGAAAAGCGATTTGATCCATATTCGCGAGGTTTGGGATTATAACCTAGAGGAAGAATTTGCTCTGATTCGTGAACTAGTTGATGATTATCCAATCATAGCAATGGATACAGAGTTCCCTGGTATTGTACTTCGTCCAGTTGGTAATTTCAAAAACAGTAACGATTATCATTACCAGACATTGAAAGACAATGTAGATTTGTTAAAATTGATTCAATTAGGTTTAACATTCTCTGACGAGCAAGGTAATTTACCCACCTGTGGCACGGGTAAGAGCTGTGTATGGCAGTTCAATTTCCGCGAATTCAATGTACATGAAGATGTCTACGCCAACGATTCAATTGAGCTGTTGAAACACAGCGGAATCGACTTCACCAAGAACAACGAGAACGGAATAAACTCTAACAGATTCGCGGAGCTCTTGATGTCATCTGGGGTTGTATTGAATGATAATGTGTATTGGGTAACATTCCATAGTGGATACGATTTTGGATATTTGCTTAAGGTTTTGACTTGTCAAAATCTACCCGAAACTCaagctggtttctttgaattgATAAACATGTATTTTCCAGTTCTGTATGATATTAAGCACTTGATGAAGTTCTGTAATAGTCTTCATGGTGGATTGAACAAGCTGGCTGAGCTATTGGAGGTAGAACGAGTTGGAATTTGTCACCAAGCTGGTTCGGATAGTTTGCTCACGGCTACTACCTTTAGGAAGTTGAAAGAGAACTTCTTTAGCGGTTCGCTTGATATGTATGCGGGTGTTTTGTATGGTTTAGGGGTCGAGAATTGA